A single Providencia manganoxydans DNA region contains:
- a CDS encoding MFS transporter, translating to MEHSTTNSLPTENTANGKQDNPTPKKHYIQRDDSLYLRVTLSFFTVGLATFALLYFVQPILPMLSEDFNVSPATASLALSLSTGLMALGLLITGPISDAIGRKNVMVVALTSAALFTLLSAFMQSWQGILIARAMVGLSLSGVAAVAMTYLSEEIHPSYVALSMGLYISGNSIGGMSGRLVTGVIADFYSWRVAVILLGSLALIAAIGFWRLLPPSQHFRASSLKPKNLWINLRLHFRDKGLPWLFIEGFVLMGGFVTMYNYIGYRLLEAPYHFSQATVGLLSIIYLTGTYSASKSGSLTHKFGLAKVLLSALALMLIGILLTLFSEFWIILLGMTILTTGFFAAHSVASSWVGHRAKRARGQASSLYLFSYYAGSSIAGTVGGVFWLKFGWSGVALFIAALLLIGMLIGYKLKVSC from the coding sequence ATGGAACACTCAACAACAAATAGTCTGCCGACTGAAAATACTGCTAATGGAAAGCAAGATAATCCCACGCCTAAAAAACACTACATTCAACGTGATGACTCGCTGTACTTACGCGTAACGCTGTCATTTTTCACTGTTGGGTTAGCAACATTTGCGTTGCTTTACTTTGTACAACCAATTTTACCAATGCTGTCGGAAGATTTTAATGTGTCGCCAGCCACAGCGAGCCTCGCCCTCTCATTAAGCACAGGACTAATGGCATTAGGGTTATTGATCACAGGGCCAATATCGGATGCGATTGGTCGTAAAAATGTCATGGTAGTTGCATTAACCAGTGCGGCGTTATTTACTTTATTGAGTGCCTTCATGCAAAGTTGGCAAGGCATATTAATTGCGCGAGCTATGGTTGGCCTATCTTTAAGCGGCGTTGCCGCTGTGGCGATGACTTATTTAAGTGAAGAGATTCACCCTAGCTATGTTGCGCTATCTATGGGCTTATACATTAGTGGTAATTCAATTGGTGGCATGAGTGGTCGTTTGGTGACCGGTGTGATTGCTGATTTCTATTCTTGGCGTGTTGCCGTCATTTTATTAGGTAGCTTAGCGCTAATTGCAGCAATAGGTTTTTGGCGTTTACTACCACCGTCACAACATTTTCGCGCTAGCTCATTAAAACCTAAAAATTTATGGATCAACTTACGCCTTCATTTTAGGGATAAAGGGTTACCTTGGCTATTTATTGAAGGTTTTGTTTTAATGGGTGGTTTTGTCACTATGTATAACTATATCGGTTATCGTTTATTGGAAGCCCCCTATCATTTTAGCCAAGCGACAGTAGGTTTATTATCTATTATATATTTAACAGGAACTTACAGTGCATCTAAATCAGGTAGCCTCACACACAAATTTGGTTTAGCAAAAGTACTACTGTCCGCACTGGCACTGATGCTTATTGGTATTTTGTTAACATTATTCTCAGAGTTTTGGATTATTTTATTAGGTATGACAATATTGACCACAGGCTTCTTTGCTGCTCATTCAGTTGCAAGTAGTTGGGTTGGCCATAGAGCGAAACGAGCAAGAGGTCAAGCTTCATCTCTTTATTTATTCAGTTATTACGCGGGTTCGAGTATTGCAGGCACAGTAGGCGGAGTATTTTGGTTGAAATTTGGATGGTCAGGTGTTGCCTTATTTATTGCTGCCTTATTGCTTATTGGTATGTTGATTGGTTATAAATTGAAAGTTAGTTGTTAA
- a CDS encoding LysR family transcriptional regulator: MAIELRHLRYFIAVAEELHFGRAAERLHISQPPLSQQIQALEEQINAKLLERNNRNVSLTPAGSMFLKEAYQILSQVDAAATKAARMEKGELGELSIGFTSTTPFMNKVTTSLRQYRESFPEVAIHMHQMNTKQQLAPLLTGRIDIGIMRNTALPEHLDYQLLFKEPFMVAVYEGHPLLKYEKTGIDIHLLADYPLVFFEREVGTALYDEIHHLLTSAGITPKISQEAGEAMTILGLISAGMGISIITESFTRMKIDGVRYIKFSNIEAASEVWLVYNTRRALPAAAKKLTDLLIKNIVG, encoded by the coding sequence ATGGCCATTGAATTAAGACACTTACGATACTTTATTGCTGTCGCTGAGGAACTCCATTTTGGACGAGCCGCTGAACGGTTGCATATTTCTCAACCACCGTTAAGCCAGCAAATTCAAGCTCTTGAGGAGCAGATCAACGCAAAACTACTAGAGCGGAATAATAGAAACGTTTCGTTGACGCCAGCAGGCAGTATGTTTCTTAAAGAGGCTTATCAAATTTTGTCTCAAGTTGATGCAGCGGCAACTAAGGCCGCAAGGATGGAAAAGGGAGAGCTAGGGGAGCTATCGATAGGCTTTACTTCAACTACGCCTTTTATGAATAAAGTCACAACAAGCTTACGCCAGTATCGTGAATCATTTCCGGAAGTGGCGATTCATATGCACCAGATGAATACTAAACAACAGTTGGCTCCGTTACTTACTGGGCGGATTGATATCGGTATTATGCGAAATACAGCTTTGCCTGAACATTTAGATTATCAATTGCTCTTTAAAGAACCTTTTATGGTGGCTGTTTATGAAGGACATCCATTGTTAAAATATGAAAAAACAGGCATCGACATTCATCTATTAGCCGATTATCCCCTAGTATTTTTCGAAAGAGAGGTTGGTACTGCTTTGTATGACGAAATCCATCATTTACTAACATCAGCAGGGATCACGCCCAAAATTTCCCAAGAAGCGGGGGAAGCGATGACTATTTTGGGGTTAATTTCAGCTGGAATGGGGATCTCAATTATTACAGAATCCTTTACTCGTATGAAAATTGATGGCGTTAGATATATCAAATTTTCTAACATCGAGGCAGCTTCAGAAGTATGGTTAGTCTACAATACACGTAGAGCATTACCCGCAGCGGCTAAAAAATTGACGGATCTGCTAATCAAAAATATTGTTGGTTAA
- a CDS encoding YdgA family protein, which yields MKKSLVAVGVIVAVGAAWTGASWYTGSKVENELNKIISNTNEFFAANAPEAGVVFKVENFKRGVFSSQANIVISAAESNGADETIVFNTDIEHGPFPLSQVAKFNLIPKLGAANIELANNAATKELFEITKGKPFISGTAVVGYSKSIDSNLELLPIEYSKDDASISFSGSKLVFNSSADFADVDGSIITDNLVIQKADKSESMTLKGLKITTNVTKSQYGFYTGKQDLVIADTDFNIPETKFSFKNLVIGSDTVLEKESVKGSISYSIDDLKALEQNLGSGKVALSIDKLDAKALGKFVEQYNKALAEGLATGDPSAAAEQVAMDMMTKTLPELLQSKPTFSISPAYWKNDAGQSSIDLSMTFNKWDQDELTSLAMANKVDEAVKSLLTSFDFNFTLNKPMAIELIAQAAILDQGKAVDAATKKQFVEQATAEFDQAQVMLTSDMFSSPFEEMFMTDEQRAEKAKQKKSPWMVEKGNDLTMTIKFAGNDITFNADKYTLADFLTKMKVMSSPEDNMGYEEDLAEPEMGTEEAPAEGADIAVPAAN from the coding sequence ATGAAAAAGTCATTAGTTGCAGTTGGTGTGATTGTTGCTGTTGGTGCGGCTTGGACCGGTGCATCTTGGTATACAGGCTCTAAAGTTGAAAATGAACTGAATAAAATCATCAGCAACACTAACGAGTTCTTTGCTGCAAATGCCCCTGAAGCGGGTGTTGTGTTTAAAGTTGAAAACTTTAAACGTGGCGTCTTTTCTTCACAAGCGAACATCGTTATTTCAGCAGCAGAATCTAACGGTGCTGATGAAACTATAGTCTTCAATACCGATATTGAACATGGCCCTTTCCCTCTATCTCAAGTTGCTAAGTTTAATTTAATTCCTAAACTAGGTGCCGCGAATATTGAGCTCGCAAATAATGCTGCGACTAAAGAGTTATTCGAAATCACTAAAGGTAAACCTTTCATTTCTGGTACTGCTGTTGTTGGTTATAGCAAAAGTATTGATTCTAATTTAGAGTTGCTTCCAATTGAATATTCTAAAGATGATGCAAGTATCTCTTTCAGTGGTTCAAAACTGGTATTCAATTCCTCTGCTGATTTCGCTGATGTTGATGGCTCAATTATCACTGATAACTTAGTTATTCAAAAAGCTGACAAATCTGAGAGCATGACGTTAAAAGGGTTAAAAATAACCACGAACGTAACCAAATCTCAATACGGCTTCTACACGGGTAAACAAGATCTCGTTATTGCTGATACTGATTTCAACATCCCAGAAACGAAGTTCTCTTTCAAAAATCTGGTTATAGGTTCTGATACTGTTCTTGAAAAAGAAAGTGTTAAAGGTAGCATCTCCTATAGCATTGACGATTTGAAAGCATTAGAGCAAAACTTAGGTTCAGGTAAAGTTGCACTTTCAATCGATAAACTGGATGCGAAAGCGCTGGGTAAATTTGTTGAGCAGTACAACAAAGCATTAGCCGAAGGTTTGGCTACAGGTGATCCTTCGGCAGCGGCTGAGCAAGTTGCAATGGATATGATGACCAAAACATTGCCTGAGTTACTGCAAAGTAAACCAACCTTCTCTATCAGCCCGGCTTACTGGAAAAACGACGCAGGTCAAAGTTCAATCGATTTGAGTATGACCTTCAACAAATGGGATCAAGACGAACTGACTTCATTGGCTATGGCTAATAAAGTGGATGAGGCCGTTAAGAGCCTACTGACTTCTTTTGATTTTAACTTTACGTTGAATAAACCAATGGCGATTGAGTTAATAGCTCAAGCCGCAATTTTAGATCAAGGTAAAGCTGTTGATGCAGCGACTAAGAAGCAATTTGTGGAGCAAGCAACCGCTGAGTTTGACCAAGCGCAAGTTATGCTGACTTCAGACATGTTCTCTTCACCATTCGAAGAAATGTTCATGACCGATGAACAACGTGCAGAAAAAGCAAAACAGAAAAAATCACCTTGGATGGTTGAAAAAGGTAATGACCTGACAATGACTATCAAGTTCGCAGGTAACGATATCACCTTCAATGCTGATAAATACACTCTTGCTGATTTCTTAACTAAAATGAAAGTTATGTCTAGCCCTGAAGATAATATGGGTTATGAAGAAGACTTAGCTGAACCAGAAATGGGTACTGAAGAAGCCCCTGCGGAAGGTGCAGATATTGCTGTACCAGCAGCTAACTAA
- a CDS encoding DUF1161 domain-containing protein — translation MKMRLVLPALVVLLAPVFAQASCESVIEEIKQKIINNGVPADNFSLVAVPNDEAEQSQGQVVGHCQNETYKIIYTRH, via the coding sequence ATGAAAATGAGATTGGTACTACCTGCATTAGTCGTTTTACTCGCGCCTGTATTCGCTCAGGCATCATGTGAAAGTGTGATTGAAGAAATTAAACAAAAAATTATTAATAATGGCGTGCCTGCTGATAATTTCAGTTTAGTTGCCGTCCCAAATGATGAAGCGGAACAGTCTCAAGGCCAAGTTGTTGGCCACTGTCAAAACGAAACGTATAAAATTATTTATACGCGTCATTGA
- a CDS encoding DUF1283 family protein — MGAQAASVNCTAGSTCVTSGNVDSVLTKEQARQEKEQWDQTRQLRTKVNSRTEKEFDKIDAAFDAKDACEKSLNLNAYWEPSTQRCLDVNTGRPLARP; from the coding sequence ATGGGCGCTCAAGCTGCGAGTGTCAACTGTACTGCTGGAAGTACGTGTGTAACTTCGGGTAATGTTGATAGTGTTTTGACAAAAGAACAAGCTCGTCAAGAAAAAGAGCAATGGGATCAAACTCGTCAATTGCGTACAAAAGTTAACTCTCGTACCGAAAAAGAGTTCGATAAAATTGATGCTGCGTTTGATGCTAAAGATGCATGTGAAAAAAGCCTTAATTTAAATGCTTATTGGGAACCCAGTACTCAACGTTGTCTTGATGTCAATACTGGACGCCCTCTTGCTCGCCCATAA
- the manA gene encoding mannose-6-phosphate isomerase, protein MLKMINKVQNYDWGSKTALTQLYSVPNPEHLPMAELWMGAHPKASSYVIDNKTGHKLSLIDYIAQNPSQILGDKIAETFKSRLPFLFKVLCAARPLSVQVHPNKVYAEVGFAKENAAGIPLDSPIRNYKDDNHKPELIYALTPFKAMNAFRPLEEIAELLDFVSAAHPEIQFFVQSPNDEKLAKLFAQILSLTGEQKELALGVLKAALNSRQGEPWNTIKQMVSLYPEDTGLFVPLLLNVIELQPGEAMFLYARTPHAYIEGVGLEIMANSDNVLRAGLTNKHIDVPELIANVDFISKTKESLLSEPEKSGNICKYHIPVEDFAFSIYSINDTGIGITNETASILFCIDGELVLKSGDDELKICSGESIFLSAFEKEVYVTGVGKLARVYNL, encoded by the coding sequence ATGCTAAAAATGATTAATAAAGTTCAAAATTATGACTGGGGAAGTAAAACTGCTCTCACGCAGTTGTACTCAGTCCCTAATCCAGAACATTTGCCAATGGCTGAATTATGGATGGGGGCTCATCCCAAAGCGAGTTCTTACGTTATTGACAATAAAACAGGGCATAAACTCTCATTAATCGATTACATCGCACAAAACCCATCTCAAATTTTAGGCGATAAAATAGCAGAGACATTTAAATCTCGTTTACCTTTTTTATTTAAAGTGCTTTGCGCTGCAAGACCACTGTCAGTTCAAGTTCATCCAAATAAAGTATACGCTGAGGTTGGCTTTGCAAAAGAAAATGCGGCGGGTATTCCATTAGACTCCCCCATCCGTAACTATAAAGATGATAACCATAAGCCCGAGTTAATTTATGCACTAACTCCGTTTAAGGCAATGAATGCATTTCGCCCATTAGAGGAAATTGCTGAATTACTTGATTTTGTCTCTGCCGCACATCCAGAAATTCAGTTTTTTGTTCAATCACCTAACGATGAGAAACTCGCTAAATTATTTGCACAAATTCTCAGCCTGACTGGAGAGCAAAAAGAACTCGCTTTAGGGGTGTTAAAAGCAGCATTAAATAGCCGCCAAGGAGAACCGTGGAATACGATAAAACAAATGGTCAGTCTGTATCCAGAAGATACAGGGCTATTTGTTCCTCTTTTGCTTAATGTCATCGAGTTGCAGCCGGGCGAAGCTATGTTCTTGTATGCAAGAACGCCTCATGCCTATATTGAAGGTGTTGGTTTAGAAATCATGGCTAACTCAGATAATGTATTGCGTGCTGGGCTAACAAATAAGCATATTGATGTTCCTGAATTGATTGCTAATGTCGATTTTATTTCGAAAACTAAAGAAAGCTTACTTAGTGAACCAGAAAAATCAGGAAATATCTGTAAATATCATATACCAGTAGAAGATTTTGCATTTAGTATATATTCTATTAACGACACGGGAATAGGCATAACTAATGAAACCGCTTCTATTCTATTTTGCATAGATGGCGAATTAGTTTTGAAATCAGGCGATGATGAATTAAAGATCTGTTCAGGAGAATCTATTTTTCTTTCTGCCTTTGAAAAAGAAGTTTATGTCACAGGTGTGGGTAAACTCGCTCGCGTGTATAACCTTTAA
- the fumC gene encoding class II fumarate hydratase, producing MAATRIEKDSMGPIEVPADQLWGAQTQRSLEHFRISVEKMPVALIHALAVTKKAAASVNMDLGLLPKDRGDAIVAAADEVLAGKHPTEFPLAIWQTGSGTQSNMNMNEVLANRGSEILGGQRGNDRLIHPNDDVNKSQSSNDVFPTAMHVAAVVAIREHLLPELKALHKVLDAKAKEFKDIVKIGRTHLQDATPLTLGQEISGWAAMLAHSEKHIENSVPHVCELALGGTAVGTGLNTHPEYAVRVAKKIAELTGQPFVTSPNKFEALATCDALVHAHGALKGLAASLMKIANDVRWLASGPRCGIGEISIPENEPGSSIMPGKVNPTQCEALTMLCAQVMGNDVAVNIGGASGNFELNVFRPMLIDNFLQSIRLLADGMRSFNEHCAIGIEPNRERIEKLLHESLMLVTALNTHIGYDKAAEIAKKAHKEGLTLKQAALKLNYLTAEQFDEWVRPEDMVGSMKS from the coding sequence ATGGCAGCCACTCGCATTGAAAAAGACTCAATGGGACCAATCGAAGTACCTGCTGACCAGTTGTGGGGCGCGCAAACTCAGCGTTCTTTAGAACATTTCCGTATATCTGTAGAAAAGATGCCTGTCGCATTGATCCATGCTTTAGCGGTCACTAAAAAAGCGGCGGCGAGTGTGAACATGGATTTAGGATTACTCCCTAAAGATCGTGGTGATGCAATTGTTGCAGCTGCGGATGAAGTATTAGCGGGTAAACATCCTACTGAATTCCCTCTCGCTATTTGGCAAACAGGTTCTGGTACGCAAAGTAACATGAACATGAACGAAGTGCTAGCGAACCGTGGTAGCGAGATCTTAGGTGGGCAAAGAGGGAACGACCGTCTTATTCACCCAAATGATGATGTGAACAAGAGCCAAAGTTCAAATGATGTGTTCCCAACGGCAATGCATGTTGCGGCAGTTGTTGCCATTCGCGAACACTTGTTACCTGAACTGAAAGCGTTACACAAAGTGTTAGATGCTAAAGCAAAAGAGTTCAAAGACATCGTCAAAATTGGTCGTACCCACTTGCAAGATGCAACTCCACTGACTTTAGGCCAAGAAATTTCTGGCTGGGCAGCAATGCTAGCTCACAGTGAGAAACACATTGAAAATTCAGTTCCACATGTTTGTGAACTGGCGTTAGGTGGTACTGCTGTTGGTACAGGTTTGAATACTCATCCAGAGTACGCGGTGCGTGTTGCGAAAAAAATTGCTGAGCTAACAGGGCAACCATTTGTTACTTCACCAAATAAATTTGAAGCACTGGCAACCTGTGATGCATTAGTACATGCTCATGGTGCTCTAAAAGGTTTGGCCGCATCATTAATGAAGATCGCTAATGATGTTCGTTGGTTAGCATCGGGTCCGCGTTGTGGTATCGGTGAAATTTCTATTCCAGAAAATGAACCAGGAAGCTCTATCATGCCTGGTAAAGTAAACCCAACTCAATGTGAAGCACTGACTATGCTGTGCGCTCAAGTAATGGGTAACGATGTTGCAGTGAACATCGGTGGTGCTTCTGGTAACTTTGAATTGAACGTTTTCCGTCCAATGTTGATTGATAACTTCCTGCAATCTATCCGTTTATTAGCTGATGGTATGCGTAGTTTCAATGAGCACTGTGCAATTGGCATCGAGCCAAACCGTGAACGTATTGAAAAATTACTGCATGAATCGCTAATGTTAGTCACTGCGCTTAATACGCACATTGGTTATGATAAAGCAGCTGAAATTGCTAAGAAAGCCCATAAAGAAGGGCTAACGCTGAAACAAGCGGCATTGAAACTGAATTATCTGACTGCTGAGCAGTTCGATGAGTGGGTTCGCCCTGAAGATATGGTTGGTAGCATGAAAAGCTAA
- the bioD gene encoding dethiobiotin synthase: protein MMNLFVTGTDTDVGKTVSTLAILQALNSQGIKAVGYKPIADKCIDTPEGMRNKDALLIHGASQQLVSYDDVNPIKIKDNYNQENLINFNKVKQGLDNLNSQCDTVVIEGNGGWRYLLDDNTFYTDWLKDQKVGVILVVGIQHGCVNHTLLTADAIRADGLPLVGWIANRINPGLGHYAQIINRLQQHIQAPLLGEIPYLLRPEEKELCQYLNQNKLKEFMCEYA, encoded by the coding sequence ATGATGAATCTATTTGTTACCGGGACAGATACAGATGTCGGGAAGACAGTATCCACATTAGCGATATTGCAGGCACTTAATAGTCAAGGAATTAAAGCGGTAGGTTATAAGCCTATCGCAGATAAATGTATTGATACTCCAGAAGGAATGCGGAATAAAGATGCATTGCTAATACATGGCGCATCACAACAATTAGTATCCTATGATGATGTAAATCCCATTAAAATTAAAGATAACTATAATCAAGAAAACCTCATTAACTTCAATAAGGTAAAACAAGGTTTAGACAATTTAAATAGCCAATGTGATACTGTTGTTATTGAAGGAAATGGTGGTTGGCGTTATCTATTAGATGACAATACATTTTATACGGATTGGCTAAAAGACCAAAAAGTTGGCGTGATACTCGTTGTTGGCATTCAACATGGTTGTGTTAATCATACTTTATTAACAGCTGATGCGATACGTGCTGATGGTTTACCGCTTGTTGGCTGGATTGCCAATCGAATCAACCCAGGGCTAGGCCACTATGCACAAATTATTAATCGTCTACAGCAACATATACAAGCCCCATTACTTGGAGAAATCCCTTATTTGTTAAGGCCAGAAGAAAAAGAGCTCTGTCAGTATTTGAATCAAAATAAACTGAAAGAGTTTATGTGTGAATACGCTTAG
- a CDS encoding lytic polysaccharide monooxygenase yields the protein MKNFFLLSVLLCFSTTVFAHGYIENPESRAYLCKLQKNTSCGAVEYEPQSLEGPKGFPQNGPKDGKIASAGIQGFNALNAQTPSRWIKNTITHPQLTFKWHLTARHATKKWEYFITKPNWNPSQLLAREQLVLTPFCEYNEPAHPQTIVTHNCKLPAENKGYHVILAVWSIADTANAFYQVIDVDIK from the coding sequence ATGAAAAACTTTTTTCTACTCTCTGTTTTACTTTGCTTTTCTACCACTGTTTTTGCCCATGGCTATATTGAGAACCCAGAAAGCCGCGCCTATTTATGCAAACTGCAAAAAAATACGAGTTGTGGCGCTGTAGAATATGAACCTCAATCTCTAGAAGGTCCTAAAGGTTTCCCACAAAATGGACCTAAAGATGGTAAAATTGCCAGTGCGGGTATTCAGGGATTTAATGCATTGAATGCACAAACTCCTTCACGATGGATAAAAAACACGATTACTCACCCTCAATTAACATTTAAGTGGCATCTAACGGCTAGGCATGCAACTAAAAAATGGGAATATTTTATCACTAAGCCTAACTGGAATCCCTCCCAGTTATTGGCTCGTGAGCAACTTGTTTTAACCCCATTCTGTGAATATAACGAACCAGCTCATCCACAAACGATAGTAACTCATAATTGTAAGTTACCGGCAGAAAATAAAGGCTATCATGTGATATTAGCCGTTTGGAGTATTGCTGATACGGCAAATGCGTTCTATCAAGTTATTGATGTTGATATTAAATAA
- a CDS encoding ROK family protein, protein MENQTGHIDQIKQLNTGIVYRVIDQYGPISRIALSKQSQLAPASITKITRELIDAHLVKEIEFPVLGLRGRPAIGLVIESEGWQFLSIRIEHNSISLSLKQINTQTIIEQDYPFNVKGNDEFSSTIATLISDFFSTYAQQLERVTAISILLDGLIEPFSGVIYKLASYDIENLSLGNFLTEKTGLPTYIQPYVNALALTDYFSLHTKRTAKNIIYLQIDEIVSAAIINNGVALDSSTRRAIHFGHVKIEGHNENCYCGRTGCLESVISIPAILAKLNQSQEQLSLSNLTSRDISFNHFCHGVENQDPHCLYVLKYVAKILANQLSQLINIFGTELILINSPLNNISDQFNSLLRQYCISQSIPLYCNELQIENSIITKKDSETALILQALYDGSLLLQLLQG, encoded by the coding sequence ATGGAAAACCAAACGGGTCATATTGATCAAATAAAGCAATTAAATACTGGTATTGTTTACCGAGTCATTGATCAATATGGACCAATTTCCCGAATTGCCCTATCAAAGCAGTCACAACTGGCACCAGCCAGTATCACTAAAATTACTCGTGAATTAATTGATGCACATTTAGTGAAAGAGATTGAGTTCCCTGTACTCGGTTTACGAGGGCGCCCAGCAATTGGCTTAGTGATAGAGAGCGAAGGGTGGCAATTTTTATCAATACGTATTGAACATAACTCAATCAGTCTTTCACTTAAACAGATCAATACACAAACCATTATTGAGCAAGATTATCCTTTTAATGTAAAAGGTAATGATGAATTTTCAAGCACCATTGCAACATTAATTAGTGATTTTTTTTCAACCTATGCACAGCAATTAGAACGTGTGACCGCAATTAGCATTCTTCTCGATGGTTTAATTGAACCGTTCTCTGGGGTCATTTATAAATTAGCGAGCTATGATATTGAAAATCTATCGCTTGGGAATTTTTTAACTGAAAAAACAGGATTGCCAACTTATATACAGCCTTACGTCAATGCATTAGCGTTAACAGATTATTTTTCATTGCATACTAAACGAACAGCCAAAAATATTATCTACTTACAAATTGATGAGATTGTTAGTGCTGCCATCATCAATAATGGTGTTGCATTAGATAGTAGTACTCGCCGTGCAATACATTTTGGTCATGTGAAAATTGAGGGGCACAATGAAAACTGTTATTGCGGTAGGACAGGGTGCCTTGAAAGTGTCATCTCAATTCCCGCCATTTTAGCAAAACTCAATCAGTCACAAGAACAACTCTCATTATCTAATCTGACTAGTCGTGATATTTCATTTAATCACTTTTGTCACGGTGTTGAAAATCAAGATCCCCATTGCTTATATGTATTGAAGTATGTCGCTAAAATACTTGCTAACCAGCTTTCTCAATTAATCAATATCTTTGGTACCGAATTAATTTTAATCAATTCACCTTTAAATAATATTTCAGATCAATTCAATTCTCTTTTACGCCAATACTGTATTTCTCAATCCATTCCCCTATATTGTAATGAATTACAGATAGAAAATTCTATAATTACCAAGAAAGACAGTGAAACAGCATTAATTTTACAAGCGCTCTATGATGGTTCTTTATTACTTCAGTTACTACAAGGTTAA
- the tus gene encoding DNA replication terminus site-binding protein encodes MNKAKYDLLDNFKQLESRISEFSQQLSQLTDFTAVVFRLPDIMKGDENKEISEIYVEKFTGVSAIKQAIDHFNLLFLQDKSESTSNKSAIRLPGAICVSTPYSTFRLLQSQLDEINQLKKQIKHIVTKKSGIDESQRFEFVHDSLHGLLTLNTYRTLTYLVDVDTVRFGWANKKVINKVTKEQILNKLQDSLESKRSPLGMTREHWQSQIEQEILLIKSLSDNAVLKTQRPVKVQPIARVWDSAQQKQTQLACANPLIVFAVDKSYEEIVLGDLPDYRATNIALRNRPRSKPVELLLPRLNLYVEI; translated from the coding sequence ATGAACAAAGCTAAATATGATCTTCTTGATAACTTCAAACAGTTGGAAAGTAGAATATCTGAATTCAGTCAACAGCTGTCACAATTAACTGACTTTACCGCTGTTGTATTTCGTTTACCCGACATAATGAAAGGCGATGAAAACAAAGAAATTAGTGAAATTTATGTTGAGAAATTTACCGGTGTATCCGCCATTAAACAGGCTATAGACCATTTTAACCTATTATTTCTTCAAGATAAATCAGAATCAACGAGCAATAAATCTGCTATTCGCTTACCTGGTGCAATATGTGTCAGTACCCCCTATTCTACTTTTCGTTTACTTCAGTCTCAATTAGATGAAATTAATCAGTTAAAAAAACAAATTAAACATATCGTTACGAAAAAATCAGGAATTGATGAATCACAACGCTTTGAATTTGTTCATGATAGTTTACATGGCCTATTGACTCTCAATACCTATCGAACACTAACCTATCTTGTTGATGTTGATACTGTTAGATTTGGCTGGGCCAATAAAAAGGTTATCAATAAAGTCACTAAAGAACAGATTCTAAATAAGTTACAGGATTCATTAGAGAGTAAACGTTCACCATTAGGAATGACCCGTGAACATTGGCAAAGCCAAATAGAACAAGAAATACTTCTGATCAAAAGTTTAAGCGATAACGCAGTTTTAAAAACACAACGTCCAGTGAAAGTACAACCTATTGCTCGAGTTTGGGACAGCGCACAGCAAAAACAAACACAATTAGCCTGTGCGAACCCATTGATTGTATTTGCGGTTGATAAATCTTATGAAGAGATAGTGCTAGGCGATCTACCTGATTATCGAGCGACGAATATTGCTTTACGCAATCGGCCTCGTTCAAAGCCTGTTGAGTTGCTGCTCCCGCGTCTCAACTTATATGTCGAAATATGA